A genomic segment from Spinacia oleracea cultivar Varoflay chromosome 3, BTI_SOV_V1, whole genome shotgun sequence encodes:
- the LOC110801487 gene encoding phytochrome B — protein sequence MGSTSRGSQSNNQAHNPSDSMSKAIAQYTVDARLHAAFEQSGESGKSFDYSQSVRPPTILSVPEKQITAYLSRIQRGGQIQPFGCMIAIDESSYRVIAFSENAREMLGLNPHTVPSMEVDRPELLMIGIDVRTLFMSNSVLLLEKAFGAREITLLNPVWIHSKVSGKPFYAILHRIDVGIVIDLEPARTEDPALSIAGAVQSQKLAVRAISHLQSLPGGDIKILCDTVVESVRQLTGYDRVMVYKFHEDEHGEVVSESKQPDLEPYLGLHYPATDIPQASRFLFKQNRVRMIVDCHVNPVSVIQDERLQQPLCLVGSTLRAPHGCHSQYMANMGSIASLVMAVIINGSDDEAAPGGRNAMRLWGLVVCHHTSPRSIPFPLRYACEFLMQAFGLQLNMELQLATQMLEKRVLRTQTLLCDMLLRDSPTGIVTQSPSIMDLVKCDGSALLYRGSYYPLGVTPTEAQIKDIVQWLLTYHGDSTGLSTDSLADAGYPGAAALADAVCGMAVAYITQKDFLFWFRSHTAKEIKWGGAKHHPKDKDDVQRMHPRSSFKAFLEVVKSRSMPWENAEMDAIHSLQLILRDTFKDADVNSKAVVYTDGGDIEMQGMDELSSVAREMVRLIETATAPIFAVDANGRINGWNAKIAELTGLSVEEAMGKSLVHDLVFKESEEVVQELLHHALRGEEDKNIEIKLKTFGTELHNKAVYVVVNACSSKDYTNNIVGVCFVGQDVTGQKVVMDKFINIQRDYKSIIHSPNPLIPPIFASDENAYCTEWNTALENLTGWSRGEVMGKMLVGDIFGACCRLKGQDALTKFMIVLHSAIAGQDADKFPFSFYDRNGKFVQALLTANKRVNMNGDIVGAFCFLQIASPELQQMIKIQRQQEKLCFERMKELAYLSQEIKNPLNGIRFANSLLESTDLSEDLKQFIETSSSCEKQIQKIVEDINLEIFDDNTLELEKAEFMLGNVINAVVSQVMMLLRERGLQLIRDIPEEIKTLAICGDQVRIQQVLAEFLVNMVRYAPSPDGWVEIHVQPRLKHISDGQNVVYIEFRLVSPGEGLPPELVQDMFRNSNWSTKEGIGLSMCRKILKIMNGEVQYIRESERSYFLIILEFPCRGLKGVD from the exons ATGGGTTCAACAAGTAGAGGGTCACAATCCAATAACCAAGCTCACAATCCATCTGATTCAATGAGCAAAGCAATTGCGCAATACACTGTTGATGCTCGTTTACATGCTGCTTTTGAGCAATCTGGGGAGTCTGGTAAGTCATTTGATTACTCTCAATCAGTCAGACCACCCACAATTCTATCTGTTCCTGAAAAACAAATTACTGCATATTTGTCTAGAATTCAAAGGGGTGGCCAAATTCAGCCTTTTGGGTGTATGATTGCCATTGATGAATCGAGTTATAGGGTAATTGCATTCAGTGAAAATGCTAGAGAAATGTTGGGGTTAAACCCACATACTGTACCTTCTATGGAGGTTGATAGGCCTGAACTTTTGATGATTGGAATTGATGTAAGAACCCTTTTCATGTCAAATAGTGTGTTGTTGTTAGAGAAGGCTTTTGGGGCTAGGGAAATTACACTTTTGAACCCTGTTTGGATTCATTCCAAGGTATCTGGGAAGCCCTTTTATGCAATTTTGCATAGGATTGATGTGGGGATTGTTATTGATCTTGAACCTGCTAGAACTGAGGACCCAGCCTTGTCAATTGCTGGGGCTGTTCAGTCTCAGAAGCTTGCTGTGAGAGCAATTTCACATTTGCAGTCTTTGCCTGGTGGGGATATTAAGATTTTGTGTGATACTGTTGTTGAGAGTGTGAGGCAGCTTACTGGTTATGATAGGGTTATGGTGTATAAGTTTCATGAGGATGAACATGGGGAGGTTGTTTCTGAGAGTAAGCAACCTGATTTAGAGCCGTATCTCGGGTTGCATTATCCTGCTACAGATATACCTCAGGCGTCTAGGTTTTTGTTTAAGCAAAATCGGGTTAGGATGATAGTGGATTGCCATGTTAATCCTGTGTCCGTGATTCAGGATGAACGTCTACAGCAGCCTCTTTGCTTAGTTGGTTCCACACTTAGAGCTCCTCATGGTTGCCATTCTCAGTATATGGCTAATATGGGGTCCATTGCTTCTTTAGTTATGGCAGTGATAATCAATGGAAGTGATGATGAAGCTGCACCTGGTGGTAGGAATGCAATGAGATTGTGGGGTTTGGTTGTATGCCATCATACATCTCCGCGGTCCATTCCTTTCCCGTTGAGATATGCTTGTGAGTTCTTAATGCAGGCTTTTGGCCTACAATTGAATATGGAGTTACAGTTAGCAACACAGATGTTGGAAAAGCGTGTTTTAAGGACTCAAACTCTGTTATGTGATATGCTTCTTCGAGATTCTCCCACTGGAATTGTTACTCAAAGCCCGAGCATCATGGATCTGGTGAAGTGTGATGGGTCTGCACTCTTGTACCGGGGTAGTTACTACCCGTTAGGTGTAACCCCAACTGAGGCCCAAATAAAGGATATTGTGCAGTGGTTATTGACTTACCATGGGGACTCTACTGGTCTGAGCACAGACAGTTTGGCTGATGCAGGTTACCCTGGCGCAGCAGCACTTGCTGATGCAGTTTGTGGTATGGCTGTTGCTTATATAACTCAAAAGGATTTCCTTTTCTGGTTTAGGTCACACACTGCTAAAGAAATCAAGTGGGGTGGTGCAAAGCATCATCCGAAAGACAAAGATGATGTACAAAGGATGCATCCACGCTCTTCATTTAAAGCGTTTCTGGAAGTTGTCAAAAGTCGGAGTATGCCATGGGAGAATGCAGAGATGGATGCAATTCATTCATTGCAACTTATTTTGCGAGACACGTTCAAGGATGCAGATGTCAATTCCAAGGCGGTTGTGTATACTGATGGTGGGGATATAGAGATGCAAGGGATGGATGAGCTTAGTTCAGTTGCCAGAGAAATGGTTAGGTTGATTGAAACTGCTACAGCACCAATATTTGCTGTTGATGCGAATGGCCGCATTAATGGGTGGAATGCGAAGATTGCTGAGTTGACTGGCCTCTCTGTGGAGGAAGCCATGGGAAAATCTTTAGTTCATGACCTCGTGTTTAAAGAATCTGAAGAAGTTGTTCAGGAGCTTCTTCATCATGCTTTAAGAG GTGAAGAAGATAAGAACATAGAGATAAAGCTGAAAACCTTTGGCACAGAGCTGCATAATAAAGCTGTTTATGTGGTTGTCAATGCTTGCTCTAGCAAAGACTATACAAACAATATAGTTGGAGTATGCTTTGTCGGCCAAGACGTTACTGGTCAGAAAGTTGTTATGGATAAATTCATCAATATACAGCGGGATTATAAGTCGATTATTCATAGCCCAAATCCTTTGATTCCCCCTATTTTCGCTTCAGATGAGAATGCTTATTGCACTGAGTGGAATACAGCCTTAGAGAACCTCACTGGATGGAGCAGAGGAGAGGTCATGGGAAAGATGTTGGTTGGGGATATTTTTGGTGCTTGTTGCCGGCTTAAGGGTCAAGATGCTTTGACCAAATTCATGATCGTTTTGCATAGTGCCATTGCAGGACAGGATGCTGACAAATTTCCATTTTCTTTCTACGATCGTAATGGAAAATTTGTGCAAGCTCTCTTGACTGCAAATAAGAGAGTCAACATGAATGGTGATATTGTTGGAGCCTTTTGCTTTTTGCAAATAGCAAGTCCTGAATTGCAACAAATGATAAAAATTCAGAGACAACAGGAAAAATTATGCTTTGAAAGGATGAAAGAATTGGCTTACCTATCTCAAGAAATAAAGAATCCCCTAAATGGAATACGTTTCGCTAATTCACTTTTGGAATCTACGGATTTGAGTGAAGATCTGAAGCAATTTATAGAGACAAGCAGTTCCTGTGAAAAACAAATTCAGAAGATTGTAGAAGATATCAATCTGGAAATCTTCGACGATAA CACTTTAGAGCTTGAGAAGGCCGAGTTTATGTTGGGAAATGTCATAAATGCGGTTGTCAGCCAAGTTATGATGTTACTACGAGAAAGAGGCTTACAGTTGATCAGGGATATTCCAGAAGAAATCAAAACTCTGGCTATCTGCGGGGATCAAGTTAGAATTCAGCAAGTTTTGGCAGAATTTTTGGTAAATATGGTTCGTTATGCACCTTCTCCTGATGGCTGGGTGGAGATTCATGTTCAACCAAGACTGAAGCACATATCTGATGGGCAAAATGTTGTTTACATTGAGTTCAG